GGAACGTTATTACTTAAGCATTTTCCTTTACTTCTGTTTTTGCCTTTCGTCAGTAATGCACATCCgtccatgcggaatcttattacttaggaaaatttttgttttgcctTCGTCaataatgtacatccgtccatgcggaatcttattacttaggcaaaattttttgttttgccttcgtcagtaatgtacatccgtccatgcggaatcttattacttaggcaatttttttgttttttgcctttgtcagtaatgtacatccgtccatgcggaatcttattacttaggcaacattttttgttttgccttcgtcagtaatgtacatccgtccatgcggaatcttattacttaggcaatttttttgtttttgcctttgtcagtaatgtacatccatccatgcagaatcttattacttaggaaatttttttttatttttgccttcgtcagtaatgtacatccgtccatgcggaatcttattacttaggcaatttttttgtttttgcctttgtcagtaatgtacatccgtccatgcgaaatcttattacttaggcaattttttttgttttgccttcgtcagtaatgtacatccgtccatgcagaatcttattttttaggaaatttttttttgttttttccttcatcagtaatgtacatccgtccatgcggaatcttattacttaggcaaattttttttttttttttggtagcggGTCTCCGGGACTTTCTACTGACGGTACCTGTCTGAACACATTATTTGAaccattatttcattaattttgaggaaTTGGTATATTCTTGATTTACATCTGCTggtggtatttcttcaagtgttctATGTTCCAGGGTCGCGGGAGCTTTTGTCCGTCTAGGGTCTCCAAATGATAGCTACCTTGCCAGGAGTAGTGCACGActctgtaaggtccttcccacaTGGGACCGAGCTTCCCGTGGGCAGAGTTTTTAGTTGCAGTAGTCACCTTGCGTAGGACGAGGTCCCCAATTCCTAGTCTTCTAAGCTTGACCCTTTTGTTATAGTATTCCATCATCTTTTGTTGGTACTTCATCGTCATGTTCGAGGCCTTGTCCCTTACCTCGTCTAAGCAATCCAGATTGATTCAAAGTTGGTCGTCGTTGTTCTCCTTGTGGAACACTTCTCGCCTGGTGCTGGCCATACCCACCTCGACTGGGATTACCGCttcagtgccataagtgagcctgaaaggcgtctctcccgttggggttcttgctgttgttctgtaggcccacaagacattgggcaattcaTCCGGCCACGCGCCCTTAGCTTCGTCTAGCCTGGTTTTGATGATTCTGAGCAGTGTTCAATTAGTTACTTCTGTTTGTCCGTTTGACTGTGGGTGTCCAGGTGACGAGAACTTATTCCTGATACCTAGCCCTAAGCAAAAGTCTCTGAATCCCTAGTTGTCGAACTGtcggccattatctgaaataatcgTTCGcggaatcccgaacctgcaaattatatttctccACACGAAGCTACGAATTCTCGCCTCTGTGATTGTTGCTATTGCTtctgcttcgacccatttagtgaagtagtcgatagcgATGAGCAGGAACCTTACATGTCCTCTTCCTTGGGGTAATGGGCCGACAATATcaatcccccattgtgcgaatggccacggggaGGTAATCGTCGTCATCTTTTCTACTGGCAGCCTCTGGACATTCCCAGACCTCtggcacttatcgcacctcttgacgagctccgTAGCGTTTGCCTGCATGGTCGGCCAGAAATATCCTGCTCTAACAACTTTGCTTACCAGGGATCTAGGTCCGGCGTGGTCTCCACAAACCCCTTCGTGGATTTCGTGAAGGAcgtacttggcttcttcctcgtcgatACACTTCAGATAAGGCAGGGAGaaccctcttttgtataaggtatcattcaaaattgtaaaccTAGCTGTTCTTGCTTTAATCTTCCTAGCTTCCACTGAATCACGAGGGAGATGCCCGTCTTGAAGATATGAGACGATCGATTCCATCCAACCACCTATGCTCTGGATGGAGAATACCGGGACTTCTTCGATGCTGGGGTgtttctgaatctccatgagaATTTCACTGTTCGTTGGTTCTTCTTCAGAGGAGGCCATTTTGGCAACCTCATCTGCCGCCGCATTATGGTTTCTCGGGATCCAAACGAAATCCAACTTATCGAACCCACAGGCTAAATGTTTAATCagcttgaggtacttctgcatcctctcttctttcgcctcatactcttccctgatctgCCCTATTGCCAGCTTCGAGTCGCTCTGAATAAGCAGGTTCTTAATCCCAAGGGCTTTGCCGAGTCTTAGTCCCGTCAGTAtgccttcgtactcagcctcgttgttggtcgCCGGGAATTTAAATTAgactccatattggagtttttctccatcgGGTGTGTTTATAATGACCTctactcctcccctcttttgggCTGATGATCCGTCAATTTGAATCGTCCACTGTTCCACCTCCTCTTTGCCGTTATCATCTTCTGGAAGGGTGAACTCGGCGATGAAGTCTGCtagagcttgcgccttgatggccgttctaggatggtattcgatgtcgaactggctaAGTTCGATTGCCCACTGGACCATTCTCCCAGCTGCTTCAGGCTTATTCATGGATTTTCTGATAGGTTGGTCCATCCTTACAAGGAtagggtgtgcttcgaagtacGGTCGTAACTTTCATGAAGCCATTATTAGGGCGAACACGATCTTCTCAATCCTGGGATACCTGGCCTCTGCTCCCTGGAAGGCTTGACTGACATAGTAAACTGGAAGCTgcttcttatcttcctctcGAACTAAGGCCGCACTGACGGCCATGGCTGATGCTGCCAGGTATAAATAAAGGTTTTCCCCTGCTTTTGAGGGACTCAAGATGGGCGGGCTACCGAGGTAACGCTTGAGCTCTTGAAAGGCTGCCTCACATTCGTCAGTCCAGGAGAAAGCTTGCTTCAACGTTTTGAAAAATGGAAGACATTTGTCCgttgctttagagacgaacctattgagtgcagcTATCCTTCtcgtgagcttttggacttctttgacggTCTTGGGTGATGCCATGCTGAGTATTGCTTGCACCTTctccggatttgcttctattccccttcgggataccatgaatcctaagaactttcctgaAGCCACCCCGAACACACACTTACTAGGATTCAGCTTCATCTGGTATTTTCGGAGGGTATCAAATGTCTCTCCCAGGTCGTCCAGGTGAGtcaactcttctttgctcttgacgagcatatcgtccatATGGTGAACAGGTAATGGCTGTCAAGCTGCATAGTTTTCCAATAAAAAGCAATAGGACAAGTGGACAACAATATTTTAACTTCTTAGTTAAGAggtattttcacaaaatttttacacAACTGTTGATATCGTCAATTGTGATTGGTACATATTAGCAatacttaaaaattaatatatgtgaAACTCACAGCCATGGCCTCTTCATTTCCAAAACTTTATCCACACAAATAAGCAAAAGGACAAATTTTGAGCTGGCATGTTTGAGATGGAGAAGGTGAGAGGTGGCTCCCCATATGGTGCAGGAACTTATGCCGGGGATGGATCAAGACAGCATTCTGAGCTAGTGTTGGACTTAGCTTTCCACCAGGGAAAGTATATTGCTGGCATTTCAAAGAAACATATTCTTTGAACAGCTTGACGAGCATATTCTTTGAACAGCTTGGCATTTCAAAGAAACATattctttgctcttgacgagcatatcgtccatATGGTGAACAAGTAATGGCTGTCAAGCTGCATAGTTTTCCAATAAAAAAGCAATAGGACAAGTGGACAACAATATTTTAACTTCTTAGTTAAGAggtatttttacaaaatttttacacaACTGTTGATATCGTCAATTGTGATTGGTACATATTAGCAatacttaaaaattaatatatgtgaAACTCACAGCCATGGCCTCTTCATTTCCAAAACTTTATCCACACAAATAAGCAAAAGGACAAATATGGAGCTGGCATGTTTGAGATGGAGAAGGTGAGAGGTGGCTCCCCATATGGTGCAGGAACTTATGCCGGGGATGGATCAAGACAGCATTCTGAGCTAGTGTTGGACTTAGCTTTCCACCAGGGAAAGTATATTGCTGGCATTTCAAAGAAACTCAAGGGAACAGCTTGATTTTATCCCTCACCATATATACAACATTTCCCATCTCAGAAATTGTTTTCATCTGCCTTCTTGTATTTAAACTATAATTATGTTCTTTGCTGATTAGTTTCTCTTCCATTTGCCGTGTTTGTACTAAAACTATATTTGATTTTATCTCAGAAATTGTTTCCCTTCCTTACAGTATGTGTTGTGTCATGTGTGTATGGCCAATATATGCAAAGTCAAGCTCTCTTATCAACTTGTTGAACTATGCTATATGCGTATGCATTTGAAGATGGAGATGTGCCACATTTGATAATgccatttttttctctccctcgtGCGACTCAGAAGTTGAAATGAAAATTGCAAAGCAGATTTCCCAGACATAGGTACTTGTTCAAAGATTTTGACCAACAGAAACTACATAACAAAGAAGCAAAGTATAAATCATCAgacaataataatattaataataattttagaagtGAACTGCAATTTGCTCTACAAAgaacatcttttttatttttatttttaaatacaagtACTCTCTACAAGGCACATGAAATATAATTCAATGTGCACAGCATAATAAGATAAGACCCAGTTCTATACATGGTGTGAAAAggcaagaaataaaaaaagtaatgaagGTTCAATCTTTAATTCAGTTGGAATAGGTTCAGGTGTCTTACTAGGTATGGGCAATGTCATCAATCCAATGGTTTTTCTAAAAGCTCAGATTTATAAttctaggggtattttggtaatttttgatgtccaagggtatattggtaattttgaaaGTGTAGAgggtatttgggtcattttgggtatttaagggtattttggtagtTTTGGAAGTCAATAGGGTATTCAACTAGTTTTAGAGATATTTGAGTCATATTAGGTTAAATGGACGGGTTACTAATTAAATAGGTTGGGTGAGTaatggataattaatttatatacaaACGAGTCATAAATGGATAAATGGGTAATTATACACCCAACCCATTTATGATCCAACCCGCTCATTTGCCACCCCCTAGATGTACCGAAACTGAAATGAGGGATACGAGTGGAGATAAAAAATGGCCGCGTTTATTTCTTTTAAGGTTGGGCTGCATAGATGATGTTAGGAATTATAGTTGAGCTGCATAGATGATTTCTTTTAAGGTTGGTGAGAGACCCATTAGGCAAAGATGCTGTAAGTCCAAAGTAAGGAATTATAGTTGCTCAATCTATTCTTTCTCTGTTCTTTTTGCTGGTTTAAAGCCCACGTTTATAATTCTAATTCTATGAATAATAATGGAAAGGTGaatatatttttacctttattataGTATAAAACATTAAAGGGAAAATTTAATGGATACCCTAAATTAAAGACATtagtttagaaattatttttagaaaactttcataagaaatgaaaaaaataattatttatatatatatatatatatatatatattttaatttatatttgtcATAAAAGTTGcatcaaaacttttataaaatagtttattagtAAATGTCCCAAAGGGTTAACCTGActcttaattaaaaaagttaagaatGTAAATTGAAGTAGTGAACTAATTGTCAAGTACACGAATTAAGTGtattttccttatatatattgttCTCCCTTTTTTATGAAACAAATTACACATTATGGATTTAccttttattttggtccctCTCTCAAAAGAAGGAAGCTGTTTATTCTAAGAAACTAATGGGATAATAAATGGAGAATTAGCTAGATAATCATGATGTGAATCATATGATATGACACAAGGCTTGCCGACTTGAAATAAATCATACCTGTGGTCCTGAAAGATTAGAGCTTAGTTTGGATAGTGCGTTTTGTGGCCACGTTTTGAGATTACATCTACAGAGGAGTGTCTTGCATCTTTTAATCGTTTTGTGGTTGTGGTGACTTTTTTAGTGGGTCCGTGTCAcgtgtttgatttattttttttgggcatgCATGGTTGCTATTTATTCCGAGTTCATATTATTGGCTGTCAACCACTCCCTACTCCAAGGTGATACTTTGCAGCCCAAACCAGACGCAATCCGAAACATCTAAGAAACTAATCATCACTTTAAAAGTAGTATATATAAGAACTTTAAGAGTAGTATATATAAGAAAGCTAAGTATTGGAGTACAGAAACCAAGCCcctcttttatttctgtttctgCCTTTCTAGGTTTTATGTAAGCTATTTACTTTTCACCATCCCTAAAACCCAAAGCTCTAGAACCCAGTTTCAACTTAGTGAGTCTGAGCTTCTGGTCAAGAAGCTCAACTTTCTTTCCCttaaacaatttttgttttcagcGTAATTGGCTTGAAATTTGCTCAGTACAACCTTGGTGCTTAAGTTAATTTGTATTCTATTTCTTGCATTTTCTGCAGTCTTAGAATTTCGTTCAATCTATGCTAGATCTTCCGCCCAAAAAACATCTTCCTTTCTAGCTATTTTAGTATCTTGATCTTAAGCTTTTGGGGTTTTGGTAACAAAATCTTGTTGTCtcatttttgttctttgatTCGAGATTCTTCATATAAAAGCCGAAAATTTCTTGCTTGTATATCTTGGTTCTGGTCTTGATTCTGGTGTTAAGAAGCTCAgttctttatatttattgttgtaAAAAACCGTAACCAAGTTGAACCTTCAATCAATGAGGAACACTAATAAATTCGATCTTATGTCCATACCGATATCCGTTATTCTTTACTTGGCCTTTACCATTCATGTAAATCTGGCAGCCAATTATGTGCCGATTGAGAAAATCCTACTAAATTGTGGGGGTCCTTTGGATGCTACTGATTACGATGGTCGGAAGCGGACCACAGATATTGGGTCCAAGTATCTGTCGGCAAGTGGCAAATTCACCATATCCCAAGCTGCTACTCAAGAACCTTCGGTCCCCCTAGTCCCTTACATGAATGCTCGAGTTTTCTACTCAAATTTCACCTATCGTATTCCTGTTGTTGCTGGTAGAAAATTTGTTCGTCTTCACTTTTATCCTGCTTCATATGCGAGTCTAGATGCGTCCAATGCTGTTTTCTCTGCTACTGTTGGGTCTTATACTCTTCTTAACAACTTCAGTGCTGTACAAACTACAGAAGCATTGAATTTGACATTTCTTGTCAAGGAGTATTCAATCAATGTTGAGGGTGCAACATTGGATATAAGTTTCGTCCCATCTGCCAAAGCTCCGAAGGCATACGCATTTGTGAATGGGATTGAGATTGTGTCAATGCCTGATATTTATAGTTCCACAGATGGAACTCTGATGATTGTGGGTCAGAATGCTCCTTTCTACATTGATAACTCCACTGCACTTGAGAATGTTTATCGGTTGAATGTGGGTGGAAATCATATTTCACCCTCCCATGATACAGGTCTTTATAGGTCCTGGGCCGATGACATACCATACCTCTATGGGGCTGCCTTTGGTGTTTCATATTCTGCCGATAACATGACTATCCAGTATCCTACGGGCATGCCTACTTATGTTGCACCAGTTGATGTCTACAGCACTGCTAGATCAATGGGGCCGAATGCTGAAATCAATCTCAATTACAATTTGACTTGGATTTTCTCAGTTGATTCTGGATTCTCTTACCTTGTTAGGCTTCATTTTTGTGAAATTCAGGGAAATATTACCAAGATTAATCAAAGAGTGTTTGATATCTTCCTTTATAATCAAACTGCTGAGCAAGAGGTGGATGTTATTGCTTTGGCACGTCATGAAAATGGAGCAGATAAGCAAACTGGGGTTCCAGTGTACATGGATTATGTGGTTTTAGTTCCAAATGGAAGCCCACAACAGGATTTGTGGCTCGAACTGCATCCAGACCTAAATACCCATCCAACCTATTACGATGCAATCCTGAATGGAGTAGAGATATTCAAAATTAATCGCAAAAGTTATATACCATCATCAGGTGATTATAAAACAAAGATTCGCAAAGCAATTATCATTGGAGGTGTTTGTGGTGGAATCATCTTAGCCATTGTTACTGGTTTCTTTCTTATTGCTGCTTCTCATTGCCAACATGGAAAAAAATCCAGTGTAAGGGAAGTTCCTTCTAAGTGCCACCAAGATCTTGGACAAGGATTTACCAAGAACCTTTGTCGCCGCTTCTCATTTGCTGAGATCACAGTTGCCACCAAGAACTTTGATGAGGCTTTACTCCTTGGAGTTGGAGGTTTTGGTAAAGTTTACAAGGGAGAAATTGATGGTGGAGCAACCCAAGTAGCAATCAAGCGTGGAAACCTACTCTCTGGTCAAGGAGTGCATGAGTTTCAAACTGAGATTGAAATACTTTCAAAAGTTCATCATAAGCACCTTGTTTCATTGATTGGCTATTGTGAAGACAGTTGTGAAATGATTCTTGTTTATGACTACATGGCTCATGGAACACTGCGTGAGCATCTATACAATACCCAAAAATCACCATTGCCTTGGAAGCAAAGGCTTGAGATATGCATTGGAGCTGCTTGCGGTTTATACTATCTCCACACCGGTCCTAAGCAAACTATTATCCATCGAGATGTTAAGACAACAAACATTCTCTTGGATGAGAAATGGGTCGCCAAGGTTTCTGATTTTGGGTTGTCAAAAATAGGTCCTACCATGGATAAAACACATGTAACCACTGTTGTTAAGGGTAGTTATGGGTATTTGGATCCAGAATACTTATTGTTGCAGCAACTAACTGAAAAGTCTGATGTTTACTCATTTGGGGTTGTTCTTTTTGAGATCTTATGTGCTCGGCCGGTATTGAACCGAACACTTCCAGAGGAGCAAGTGAGCTTGGTAGAGTGGGTTGCAC
This genomic stretch from Castanea sativa cultivar Marrone di Chiusa Pesio chromosome 9, ASM4071231v1 harbors:
- the LOC142609851 gene encoding receptor-like protein kinase FERONIA, with the translated sequence MRNTNKFDLMSIPISVILYLAFTIHVNLAANYVPIEKILLNCGGPLDATDYDGRKRTTDIGSKYLSASGKFTISQAATQEPSVPLVPYMNARVFYSNFTYRIPVVAGRKFVRLHFYPASYASLDASNAVFSATVGSYTLLNNFSAVQTTEALNLTFLVKEYSINVEGATLDISFVPSAKAPKAYAFVNGIEIVSMPDIYSSTDGTLMIVGQNAPFYIDNSTALENVYRLNVGGNHISPSHDTGLYRSWADDIPYLYGAAFGVSYSADNMTIQYPTGMPTYVAPVDVYSTARSMGPNAEINLNYNLTWIFSVDSGFSYLVRLHFCEIQGNITKINQRVFDIFLYNQTAEQEVDVIALARHENGADKQTGVPVYMDYVVLVPNGSPQQDLWLELHPDLNTHPTYYDAILNGVEIFKINRKSYIPSSGDYKTKIRKAIIIGGVCGGIILAIVTGFFLIAASHCQHGKKSSVREVPSKCHQDLGQGFTKNLCRRFSFAEITVATKNFDEALLLGVGGFGKVYKGEIDGGATQVAIKRGNLLSGQGVHEFQTEIEILSKVHHKHLVSLIGYCEDSCEMILVYDYMAHGTLREHLYNTQKSPLPWKQRLEICIGAACGLYYLHTGPKQTIIHRDVKTTNILLDEKWVAKVSDFGLSKIGPTMDKTHVTTVVKGSYGYLDPEYLLLQQLTEKSDVYSFGVVLFEILCARPVLNRTLPEEQVSLVEWVAHCHEKRILDQIIDPYLKGKIAPECFKQFTKIAMKCVADQSIDRPSMEEVMWNLEFSLQLQRSAEESNEGIGRIHIEEEPFVPHKWKKNLDASPSFDGCGGLFSQEVMSQKA